A window of Elgaria multicarinata webbii isolate HBS135686 ecotype San Diego chromosome 2, rElgMul1.1.pri, whole genome shotgun sequence contains these coding sequences:
- the METTL21A gene encoding protein N-lysine methyltransferase METTL21A: protein MALVPYDDTALWGMQKLHKSSSTYTFANRTIEIKQNWNQLGVAAVVWDAAVVLCTFLEVESIDLEGRLVIELGAGTGLVGIVAALLGAHVTITDRKAALALLESNVQTNLPAALQPRATVKELTWGQDLAGFSPGGYDFILGADIVYLEETFPDLLHTLDHLCSDQTVILLSCRLRYERDQNFLNMLRGLFSVQEMFYDASNDVHIFKAQRKVQKEDL, encoded by the exons ATGGCCTTGGTTCCTTACGATGACACCGCTCTTTGGGGGATGCAGAAGTTACATAAATCTTCCTCCACGTATACTTTTGCAAACCGTACCATTGAGATCAAGCAGAATTGGAATCAGTTGGGTGTGGCTGCTGTGGTATGGGATGCG GCTGTGGTCTTGTGCACTTTCTTAGAGGTGGAAAGTATCGATTTAGAAGGACGTTTGGTAATTGAATTAGGAGCTGGGACAGGCCTGGTGGGAATCGTAGCTGCTTTACTTG GTGCACATGTTACAATCACAGACAGGAAGGCTGCCTTGGCATTACTCGAGTCAAATGTACAAACTAATttacctgctgccctccagccaAGAGCAACGGTGAAGGAATTGACTTGGGGACAGGATTTGGCCGGCTTCTCTCCAGGAGGGTATGACTTTATTTTGGGTGCGGACATCGTTTACCTGGAAGAAACATTTCCAGATCTTCTTCACACGCTGGACCATCTCTGCTCTGACCAGACCGTAATTCTGCTATCATGCCGCCTCCGCTACGAGCGGGATCAGAACTTCTTGAACATGCTGAGAGGGCTTTTTTCAGTCCAGGAGATGTTCTATGATGCTAGTAATGACGTGCATATCTTCAAAGCACAGCGGAAGGTTCAGAAGGAAGATTTGTGA